A window from Dioscorea cayenensis subsp. rotundata cultivar TDr96_F1 chromosome 10, TDr96_F1_v2_PseudoChromosome.rev07_lg8_w22 25.fasta, whole genome shotgun sequence encodes these proteins:
- the LOC120270805 gene encoding fibrous sheath CABYR-binding protein-like codes for MASAEVETSQVLEDVKATPVDEETPVAPTNVETSSELTETPVPVVEEPPKTEDEGEELKPEEETKVDTEEKTEEKVEEEQDPKIDTPAEEADVEVLGEEKTEAVEAPAEPEENAPAPEPEPEPETAPETAPADADGDAAEEAPKDGEEQEE; via the exons ATGGCATCTGCTGAG gtTGAAACGAGCCAGGTCCTGGAGGATGTTAAAGCCACACCAGTAGACGAAGAAACCCCAGTTGCTCCAACAAATGTTGAAACATCATCAGAATTAACAGAAACACCGGTACCAGTAGTTGAAGAACCTCCCAAAACagaagatgaaggagaagagTTAAAACCAGAGGAAGAAACCAAAGTTGATACTGAGGAAAAAACTGAGGAAAAGGTGGAAGAAGAGCAAGATCCAAAGATCGATACTCCTGCCGAAGAAGCTGATGTTGAAGTACTAGGGGAAGAAAAAACAGAAGCTGTTGAAGCTCCTGCAGAACCAGAAGAGAATGCACCTGCACCTGAACCTGAACCTGAACCTGAAACTGCACCTGAAACCGCACCTGCTGATGCAGATGGTGATGCTGCAGAGGAAGCTCCAAAGGATGGTGAAGAGCAAGAGGAATAG